The genomic region CATGTTCCTTGCCGAGCAGCTCGACACCTTCTATCCGGACCTGAAGGACGCGCGTTTCACCTCGAACTTCGCCATCTTCCATCAGCGCTACTCGACCAACACCTTCCCGACATGGTGGCTGGCCCAGCCCTTCCGGGTGCTGGCGCACAACGGCGAGATCAACACCATCAAGGGCAACACCAACTGGATGAAGGCCCACGAGTGCCGCATGTCCTCCACCGCCTTCCAGGACACCATCGAAGACCTGAAGCCGGTGATCCAGGCGGGCTCCTCGGATTCCGCCGCCCTGGACGCGGTGTTCGAGCTGATGGTGCGCGCCGGTCGCGATCTGCCCATGGTCAAGACCATGATGATCCCCGAGGCGATCCGCGATGAGGAGTCCATGCCGCAGGAGCACAAGGACCTGCTCGCCTACTGCAACGCGGTGATGGAGCCCTGGGACGGCCCGGCGGCGATCTGCGGCTACGGCGGACGCTGGGCCTTGGCCGGCCTCGACCGGAACGGACTGCGCCCGCTTCGCTACACCCTGACCAAGGACGGCCTGCTCTTCGCCGGATCGGAGACAGGCATGGTGCGCATCGACGAACAGAACGTGGTGGAGAAGGGCCGCATCGGCCCCGGCGAGATGCTTGCCGTCGACCTGAAGCTCGGCCGCCTCTATCACGACCGCGAGCTCAAGGACTTCCTTTCGCGCCAGCAGGACTTCGGCCGCTGGATCGAGAGCACGACCGTTCTCGACACGCTCGTCCGCCAGGCGGCCAAGGGCGAACAGCGTCAGCTTGAGCGCGACGAACTGCGCCGCCGCCAGCTTTGTTTCGGCCTGACCATGGAAGACATGGAGCTGATCCTCCACCCCATGGTCGAGGACGCCAAGGAGGCTGTCGGCTCCATGGGCGACGACACGCCGCTCGCCGTGCTCTCCGACCGCTACCGCGGGATGCACCACTTCTTCCGGCAGAACTTCAGCCAGGTCACCAATCCGCCCATCGACTCCCTGCGCGAGCGGGCCGTCATGACGCTGAAAACGCGCCTGGGCAACCTCGGCAACATCCTGGACGAGGACGAAAGCCAGTGCCGGCTGCTGCAACTGAGCTCGCCGGTCCTGACCAACGCCGAGTTCGACGCCATGCGCAGCTACATGGGCGACACGGCGAGCGACATCGACTGCACCTTCGACGCCAAGGGCGGCGACCTCGCTCTGCGCGACGCCCTGGCCCGCGTGCGCAAGGAGGCGGAAGACGCCGTGCGCGCCGGCAAGGAGCATGTGGTGCTGACCGACGAGGGCATGAGCCCGGACCGGGTGGCCATCCCCATGATCCTGGCGACCGGCGCAGTGCACACGCACCTGCTGCGCCAGAAGCTCCGGACCTTCACCTCCCTGAACGTGCGTACGGCTGAGTGTATCGACGTACATTATGCCGCCGTGCTGATCGGCGTGGGCGCGACCTCGGTGAACGCCTATCTGGCGCAGGAGGCAATCGCCGACCGGCTGGAGCGCGGCCTCTTTGGCGACATGACCCTGGCCGACGCCCTCCAGCGCTTCAAGCAGGCGATGGACGAGGGCCTCTTGAAGGTCATGTCCAAGATGGGCATCTCGGTCATCTCCTCCTACCGCGGCGGCTGCAATTTCGAGGCCGTGGGCCTCTCGCGCACGCTGGTCGACGAGTACTTCCCCGGCATGACCAGCCGCATCTCGGGCATCGGCCTGACCGGCATCCAGCAAAAGGCGCTGGAGATGCACGCCAAGGCCTGGCGCGAGGATGTGGTCACCCTGCCCGTGGGCGGTTTCTACCGCTACCGCCGCGGCGGCGAGACCCATGGCTGGCAGGCCAAGATGATCCACATGATGCAGGAGGCCGTGGCGACGGACTCCTACTCGCTGTTCAAGAAGTACTCCGAAGGTCTGCGCCAGGCGCCGCCCACGGCGCTGCGCGATCTGCTCGACTTCAAGGACGAGGGCATGACCTCCGTCCCGCTGGAGGAGGTCGAGTCCGTGACCGCCATCCGCAAGCGTTTCGTCACGCCCGGCATGTCGCTGGGCGCGCTCTCGCCCGAGGCGCACGGCGTTCTCAACATCGCCATGAACCGCATCGGCGCGAAGTCCGACAGCGGCGAGGGCGGCGAAGACCCCAAGCGCTTCAAGCCGCACCCCAACGGCGACAACGAGAACTCGGCGATCAAGCAGGTCGCCTCGGGCCGCTTCGGCGTCACCGCGCAGTACCTGAACCAATGCCGCGAGATCGAGATCAAGGTGGCCCAGGGCGCAAAGCCCGGCGAGGGCGGGCAGCTCCCCGGCTTCAAGGTGACCGAGATGATCGCAAAGCTGCGCCACTCGACGCCCGGGGTGATGCTCATTTCTCCGCCGCCCCATCACGACATCTACTCGATTGAGGACCTGGCCCAGTTGATCTACGACCTGAAGCAGATCAACCCGATCGCCAAGGTCTGCGTGAAGCTGGTGGCGCGCTCGGGCATCGGCACCATCGCGGCGGGCGTGGCCAAGGCCAAGGCCGACGTGATCCTCGTCTCGGGCCACAACGGCGGCACCGGGGCGAGCCCCCAGACCTCCATCAAGTTCGCGGGCATCCCCTGGGAAATGGGCCTCTCCGAGGTGCATCAGGTGCTGACCCTGAACCGTCTGCGCAACACCGTGCGCCTGCGCACCGACGGCGGCATCAAGACCGGCCGCGATGTGGTGATCGCCGCGCTGCTGGGCGCCGAGGAGTATGGCGTCGGCACCGCCTCCCTGGTGGCCATGGGCTGCATCATGGTGCGCCAGTGCCACTCCAACACCTGCCCCGTCGGCGTCTGCGTGCAGGACGAGCGCCTGCGCGAGAAGTTCACCGGCACGCCGGAGAAGGTGGTCAACCTCTTCTCCTTCATCGCCGAGGAGGTGCGCGAGATCCTGGCCGAGCTGGGCGCGCGCAGCCTGGACGAGATCATCGGCCGGACCGATCTTCTGAAGCAGGTCAGCCGCGGCGCCGATCACCTCGACGATCTGGACCTGAATCCGCTGCTGGTCACGGCCGAATCGCACGACCTGCCGGTGATCTGCACTCAGGAAGAGCGCAACAGCGTGCCCGACACCCTGGACGCCCAGATCATCAAGGACGCCGAGCCGCTGTTCCGCGACGGCGAGAAGATGCAGCTCCAGTACAACATCCGGAACGTACAGCGTGCCATCGGTACGCGACTCAGTTCCCACATCACCCGGAAGTTCGGCATGACCGGCCTGGCGCCGGGCCATGTCACGATCCGCCTGCGCGGCTCGGCCGGCCAGTCCCTGGGGGCCTGGGCGGTGCAGGGCTTGAAGCTGCAAGTCTTCGGCGACGCCAACGACTATGTCGGCAAGGGCCTTTCGGGCGGCTCCATCGTGGTGCACCCCATGACTTCCAGCCCGCTGGAAAGCAACGAAAACACCATCATCGGAAACACGGTGCTCTATGGCGCCACGGCAGGCGAGCTCTTCGCCGCGGGCCAGGCGGGCGAGCGCTTCTGCGTGCGCAATTCGGGCGCGGTCGCGGTGGTCGAGGGTTGCGGGTCCAACGGCTGTGAGTACATGACCGGCGGCACCGTCGTGATCCTGGGCAAGGTCGGCTACAACTTCGCCGCCGGCATGACCGGAGGCATGGCCTTCATCTACGACCCGGAGAACGTCCTGCCCGTACGCATCAACCCGGACAGCGTCATTTGCCAGCGCATTCAGGTTCAGCACTATGAAGAGGTCCTGAAGGATCTGGTGCAGCGCCACGCCAAGGAGACCCTGTCGCGCTTTGCCGAGCGGCTGCTGCTGGATTGGGACCGCGAAGTGAAGCGCTTCTGGCAGATTGTTCCGCGCGAGATGCTGGGCCGGCTCGAGGTTCCCGTCTCCGAAGAAGACGCCAAGCAGGCTTGATTTGAAACCTTCCCGGGCGCCGGACTATTCTGCGGCTGAGGGCTTCTTGCGGCTGTTGGCGGACCGGTTGGACCTGGCTTTCGCCGGGCTCTTCTTGGCGCGCGCCTTCTTGAGGTCGTCCGGCTTGCACTCCGGGTCGCTGAGCGCTTCCATCAGCTTCTCGCGGATGCGCTTCACCTTGGAGTCGTCGGTGATCTTGCCGCCGAGCGCATCGCGTACGTAGAAGACGTCCACCACGCTCTCGCCGTAGGTCGAAATCATCGCCGAATGGATGATCAGCCCCAGCTTGCTGAGGGCCAGCGTGACCTGGAAGAGGATGCCAGGCCGGTCACGGCCGTTCACCTCGATGATGGTGTGGCGGTTCGAGGCCTTGTTGTCGACCAGGACGCGCGGCGGCACCTTGAAAACCTTGAGTCGGCTGGGGATCGAGCCCTGACGCTGCCGCAGCTCGCTGAGCGGGCGCAGCTTGCCCTCGAGCGAGCGTTCGATGGCCGAGGCCAAGCGGGCGATCCTGTCCGGACGGTCGAAGGGTTTGCCCTCGGCCGTACGTACGTAGAAGACGTCCAGCGCCATTCCGTTCGACAGCGTGAAGATGCGGGCCGCCTCGATCGAGGCCCCGACCACGGCCATGGCGCCTGTGATGCGGCTGAAAAGGCCGGGGTGGTCGGCGGTGTAGACCGTGACTTCCGTGGCCCCCCGGTATTCATCGACGCGCGTGTCGATGGTGAGCGGCTGGCCGCGCTGCTCGGCCTGATGGATCAGGCGGGCGTGGTGCAGATGGGTGGGCGTGTCGCAGGACAGCCAGTAGGAGGCATAGCCGCGCCGGAGGTGCGTCTCCACCTCCTTTTCCGGCCAGTCGGTCAGCTCGTCGCGCAGCGCCTGTTTCGCCGCGTCGATTCGCTTCTCGCGTCCTTCCGTGGCGAAGCCGCCGGCGAGCACCTCCTCGGTCTGCCAATAGAGGTCTCGCAGCAGCGCCGCCTTCCAGGCGGTCCAGGTGCCCGGCCCCACGGCGCGGATATCCGCAACGGTCAGGACCAGTAAGAGGCGCAGGCGCTCCATGGACTGCACCTTGTCGGCGAAATCCCGGATCGTCTTCAGGTCGTTGATGTCGCGGCGGAAGGCGGTGTCGCTCATCAAGAGGTGGTAGCGCACCAGCCAGGCCACCGTCTCCGTGTCCTCGGCGGAGAGCCCGAGACGCGGGCAGACCTTCTCGGCCACCTCGGCGCCGACGATGGAATGATCGCCGGGCCGCCCCTTGGCGATGTCGTGCAGCAGCACGGCAGTGTAGAGCACCTCGCGCGAGAGCACCTTGTGGACCACCTCGCTGGCGATCGGCGCCTCTTCCTTCAGGCGGCCCTGTTCGATGGCGTGAAGGATGCCGATGGCGAAGATGGTGTGCTCGTCCACCGTATAGTGGTGGTACATGTTGTACTGCATCTGCGCGACCACCCGCCCGAAGTCGGGCAGGAAGCGCCCGAAGACCCCGGCCTCGTTGAGGCGGCGCAGGGTCCGCTCCGGATCCTTCGGCGAGGACAGCATGTCGAGGAACAGCCGGTTGGCTTTCTTGTCCTCGCGCAGCTTCTTGTCGATCAGCTTCAGGTTTCGCGAGATCAGTTGCAGCGCTTCCGGATGGATGTCCAGATCGTGGTCCTGCGCCACCTTGAAGATCTTCAAGAGGTTGCGCGGGTTCTCGGTAAAGCTTTCCGGCCCCTTCACGTTGAGGCGGTCGCCCTCCAGCGGGAAGCCGCCAACCGAACGCTTGCGGCCGAGGCTGGGCAGGCGGAAGCGCGAGCGGCGGTGGTGTTCATGTTCCAGCGCCGCGCAGAGGATGCGGGTCAGGTCGCCGACATCCTTTGCGACCAGGAAGTAGTGCTTCATCAGCCGCTCCACGTCCTGCAGGCCGCCGCGCGCGGCGTAACCCATGCGCTCGGCGATCGCCTTCTGCAGGTCGAAGGTCAGGCGCTCCTCGCCCCGGTTGCTGACGTAGTGGAGATGGCAGCGCAGCGTCCAGAGGAAGGCCTGGGCCTTCTCGAACTTGCGCACCTCGGTCCGGGTGAAAACGCCCTTCTCGACCAGGCGGCCGACGTCGTCCACCCGGTAGACGTCCTTGGCGATCCAGAACAGCGTGTGCAGATCGCGCAGGCCGCCTTTGCCCTCCTTGATGTTGGGCTCAAGGATGTAGCGCGAGGAGCCGTGCTTGGCGTGGCGCAGATCGCGCTCGGTCAGCTTGGCCTCGATGAACTTCGCCGGGTCCTGGCCCTGCACCTCTTCCTGATAGCGCTTCTTGAACTCCTGATAGAGCGCCTGATCGCCCCAGAGGTAGCGCATCTCCAGCATCGCGGTGCGGATGGTGACGTCGGCGCGGGCTTGGCGCAGGCAGTCGTCGATTGAACGCGCGGCCTGCCCCACCTTGAGGTTCAGGTCCCAGAGGAAATAAAGCGTCTCCTCGATCACCTGCTCGCTGCGCGCCGTGAGCTTGTAGGGAAAGAGGAAGAGGATATCGACGTCGGAATAGGGCGCCAGTTCGCCGCGCCCGTAGCCGCCGGTGGCCACCAGCGACAGCCGCTCGCCCTTGGAGGGGTTGGGAAGCGGATAGAGCCGCTGGGTCACGTGGTCGAAGATCACGCGGAGGATCTGGTCGATCAGGAAACAGTTGGCGCGCACGGTCTCGTGCCCGTCGGCGTCGCCTTCCTCGAAGCGGCGCCGGACTTCGCCCCGCCCTTTCTCCAAGGCCTCGCGCAGGGCGCCAAGCGTCTGCGCGCGCTGCTCGCCGCGCGGCAGGTCCCGCTCGGCGATATCGCGAAGCGCGCCTTCCAGCGCTGCGCGATGCACGACGGCCCGGCGCCCCGAAACCTCCGTCACGGGATCGCTGTCGAGCAGGGTGGTGCTGGTCGCCTGATTCTCCAAAACGCTCATAGCATACTAGATGGGGCGCTGAAGCAGAATGTGACCCCCTTTTCGCCGACGCGCCAGTCTCCGTTCCTCAATGCCGGTTGGTCCGGCCGCCTTCGGTCCGGAAGAGTTGCTTCTTCTCCGGCGCCAGGCCGAACTTGGCCGCTTTCGCCGCAGTTCCTTTGTGCGTCTGCCGATGGCGGCTTTGCGGCGGGGCCGCCCTGGAGGGCCACCTTATTACAGTGTCTCCATGGCGGCGAGCATGGGTGCCAGGCAAGCCTCCCAACGAAGCCGGGCCAGCGCTTCGGGGTCACGACCGCAGGGTTGGGGGTTATCCTCCTGCAGCAACTCGCCGATCTTGGCCTTGAAGTTTTTGGGGTCGTCCGCGATGAAGACCCCGGGTTACCGTTTCATCTCCTCGAACCCCCGGCTTGAGTAGCCCCGCTCGCTAGCCTTTATCCTTTAGAAGGCCGCGCAGCTCGTAGAGTAGTTCCAGCGCCTCGCGCGGGCTGAGCTCGTCCGGGTTGGCGGCGGCGAGCCGCACTTCCAGCGCTGAGGCCTCGGGGGCCGCGGGCGCCCGCGCGGGCGTCGCGGAGAAGAGCGGCAGGTCGTCGGCGAGACGCGCGAGCGTCCCGGCCTGCTCGCCCTGCTCCAGTTGGGCCAGCACCTCCTCGGCGCGGGCGATGACCTGGGGCGGCAGGCCCGCGAGCTTGGCCACGTGGATGCCGTAGGAGCGGTCGGCGGCGCCCTCGGCCACCTCGTGCAGGAAGATCACCTCGCCCTCCCACTCCTTGACCCGCATGTGGTGGCAGGTCAGCGCCGGGAGCCGGGCGGTCAGGCCGGTCAGCTCGTGGTAGTGGGTGGCGAAGAGGGTGCGGCAGCCATTGCCCTCGTGCAGCTGCTCGATCGCCGCCCAGGCGATGGAGAGCCCGTCGAAGGTGGCGGTGCCGCGCCCGATCTCGTCCAGGATCACGAAAGAACGCGCGCTCGCCTGATTGAGGATCGCCGCTGTCTCGACCATCTCCACCATGAAGGTGGAGCGCCCGCGCGCCAGGTCGTCCGCCGCGCCGACCCGGCTGAACAGCCGGTCCACTAGACCCAGCGTGCAGCGCGCCGCCGGGACGAAGGAGCCCATCTGCGCCAGGATCGCGATCAGCGCGTTCTGGCGCAGGAAGGTGGACTTGCCCGCCATGTTCGGGCCGGTCACGAGCCAGAGCCGCCGGTCCGGCGAGAGGTCGCAGTCATTGGCGACGAAGGGCCCTTCCTGCTGAGCCTCCAGCGCCTCCTCGACCACGGGGTGGCGCCCGCCCTCGATCTCGAACTCCAGGCCCTCGGTCAGGTGCGGGCGCGACCAGCTCCGAGCCGCCGCAAGTTCCGCCAGCGCCGCCTGCAGATCGAGCTCCGCGAGGGCGGCGGCCACCTCGCCCAGGTCTGCCGCCACGGCCAGGACCTCTTGGGCGAGCCGCGCGAAGATCTCCATCTCCAGCGCCAGCGCCTTGTCGGCTGCGCTGGCGATCTTCTGCTCCAGCTCACCCAGCTCGACCGTGGAATAGCGCACGGCGTTCGCCATGGTCTGGCGGTGGATGAAGGGGCTGTCTTCGCCGCGCGGCATCTTCTCCGCGTTGGCGGCGGTCACTTCGATGAAGTAGCCGAGCACGTTGTTATGGCGCACCTTCAGGGAGGAGACGCCGCTTTCCCTCTGATAACCCGATTGCAGCCCGGCGATCAGGCGGCGGCTCTCGTCGCGCAGGCCGCGCAGCTCGTCCAGGTCCGGCGCGTAGTCGGGCGCGATGAAGTTGCCGTCGCGCGCCTGGGGCGGCAGCTCGGCGTCCAGCGCGCGCTCCAGCTCGTCGATCAGGGCGTCCTGGCCGCCCAGGCGGCTCTGGCAGCCTGAAAGCATGGGTGGCAGCGCCTCTTTCGCTCCGGCCTCGGCCAGCAGTCCTTGAATCTGCGCCGCCTGGGTCAGCGCGTCGCGCACCACCGCGAGGTCGCGCGGCCCGCCGCGCTGGAGCGTCAGGCGGGACAGCGCGCGCTCCAGATCGGGCGCGGCCCGCAAGGCTTTCCGGACCGCCGAGCGCAGGTCCTCGGCCGTCAGCAGGTAGTCCACGGCGTCCAGACGCGGGTCGATCCCGGCCTTTTCCGCCAGCGGCGCGGAGAGCCGTTTGGCGAGCAGGCGCGCGCCGCCGCCCGTCACGGTGCGGTCGACCGTCGCCAGCAAGGAGCCGCGCCGCTCGCCCGAAAGCGTTTCCATCAGTTCCAGGTTGCGCCGCGTCGCGGCGTCGATGGAAAGAACGGAGCCGTGGTCGACCCGGCGCGGCGGCAAAAGGCGCGGCAGCTTTCCCTTCTGCGTCAATTCGACATAGTCGAGAAGCGCGCCGCAGGCCGCGATCTCGGGCCGGGTGAAGGCGCCGAAGGCGTCCAATGCCCCGGTGCCCAGGAAGGTCTCCAGCCTCTTGCGCCCGTTCTCGCTGTCGAAGCGCGCGGAGGGGAGCGGGGCGAGGGCCGCGCGCTCCTCCTGATCCAGGCCCAGTTCCTCGACCAGCGGCAAGAGCCGTTC from Limibacillus sp. harbors:
- the gltB gene encoding glutamate synthase large subunit, with the protein product MNKPLIPISSSQGRKLEVRESGEDFARRWQETARHLNDKGLYRHEDELDSCGVGLVAAVDGKPRREVVQAAIDALKAVWHRGAVDADGKTGDGAGIHVQIPQGFFREHIARTGHEHHGELIGVGMVFLPRTDQAAQERCRVIVEREILNYGYRIYGWRQVPVATDVIGEKANATRPEIEQVMISNVEGASDADFETNLYVIRRRIERAINEESIKDFYICSLSCRSIIYKGMFLAEQLDTFYPDLKDARFTSNFAIFHQRYSTNTFPTWWLAQPFRVLAHNGEINTIKGNTNWMKAHECRMSSTAFQDTIEDLKPVIQAGSSDSAALDAVFELMVRAGRDLPMVKTMMIPEAIRDEESMPQEHKDLLAYCNAVMEPWDGPAAICGYGGRWALAGLDRNGLRPLRYTLTKDGLLFAGSETGMVRIDEQNVVEKGRIGPGEMLAVDLKLGRLYHDRELKDFLSRQQDFGRWIESTTVLDTLVRQAAKGEQRQLERDELRRRQLCFGLTMEDMELILHPMVEDAKEAVGSMGDDTPLAVLSDRYRGMHHFFRQNFSQVTNPPIDSLRERAVMTLKTRLGNLGNILDEDESQCRLLQLSSPVLTNAEFDAMRSYMGDTASDIDCTFDAKGGDLALRDALARVRKEAEDAVRAGKEHVVLTDEGMSPDRVAIPMILATGAVHTHLLRQKLRTFTSLNVRTAECIDVHYAAVLIGVGATSVNAYLAQEAIADRLERGLFGDMTLADALQRFKQAMDEGLLKVMSKMGISVISSYRGGCNFEAVGLSRTLVDEYFPGMTSRISGIGLTGIQQKALEMHAKAWREDVVTLPVGGFYRYRRGGETHGWQAKMIHMMQEAVATDSYSLFKKYSEGLRQAPPTALRDLLDFKDEGMTSVPLEEVESVTAIRKRFVTPGMSLGALSPEAHGVLNIAMNRIGAKSDSGEGGEDPKRFKPHPNGDNENSAIKQVASGRFGVTAQYLNQCREIEIKVAQGAKPGEGGQLPGFKVTEMIAKLRHSTPGVMLISPPPHHDIYSIEDLAQLIYDLKQINPIAKVCVKLVARSGIGTIAAGVAKAKADVILVSGHNGGTGASPQTSIKFAGIPWEMGLSEVHQVLTLNRLRNTVRLRTDGGIKTGRDVVIAALLGAEEYGVGTASLVAMGCIMVRQCHSNTCPVGVCVQDERLREKFTGTPEKVVNLFSFIAEEVREILAELGARSLDEIIGRTDLLKQVSRGADHLDDLDLNPLLVTAESHDLPVICTQEERNSVPDTLDAQIIKDAEPLFRDGEKMQLQYNIRNVQRAIGTRLSSHITRKFGMTGLAPGHVTIRLRGSAGQSLGAWAVQGLKLQVFGDANDYVGKGLSGGSIVVHPMTSSPLESNENTIIGNTVLYGATAGELFAAGQAGERFCVRNSGAVAVVEGCGSNGCEYMTGGTVVILGKVGYNFAAGMTGGMAFIYDPENVLPVRINPDSVICQRIQVQHYEEVLKDLVQRHAKETLSRFAERLLLDWDREVKRFWQIVPREMLGRLEVPVSEEDAKQA
- a CDS encoding [protein-PII] uridylyltransferase, producing MSVLENQATSTTLLDSDPVTEVSGRRAVVHRAALEGALRDIAERDLPRGEQRAQTLGALREALEKGRGEVRRRFEEGDADGHETVRANCFLIDQILRVIFDHVTQRLYPLPNPSKGERLSLVATGGYGRGELAPYSDVDILFLFPYKLTARSEQVIEETLYFLWDLNLKVGQAARSIDDCLRQARADVTIRTAMLEMRYLWGDQALYQEFKKRYQEEVQGQDPAKFIEAKLTERDLRHAKHGSSRYILEPNIKEGKGGLRDLHTLFWIAKDVYRVDDVGRLVEKGVFTRTEVRKFEKAQAFLWTLRCHLHYVSNRGEERLTFDLQKAIAERMGYAARGGLQDVERLMKHYFLVAKDVGDLTRILCAALEHEHHRRSRFRLPSLGRKRSVGGFPLEGDRLNVKGPESFTENPRNLLKIFKVAQDHDLDIHPEALQLISRNLKLIDKKLREDKKANRLFLDMLSSPKDPERTLRRLNEAGVFGRFLPDFGRVVAQMQYNMYHHYTVDEHTIFAIGILHAIEQGRLKEEAPIASEVVHKVLSREVLYTAVLLHDIAKGRPGDHSIVGAEVAEKVCPRLGLSAEDTETVAWLVRYHLLMSDTAFRRDINDLKTIRDFADKVQSMERLRLLLVLTVADIRAVGPGTWTAWKAALLRDLYWQTEEVLAGGFATEGREKRIDAAKQALRDELTDWPEKEVETHLRRGYASYWLSCDTPTHLHHARLIHQAEQRGQPLTIDTRVDEYRGATEVTVYTADHPGLFSRITGAMAVVGASIEAARIFTLSNGMALDVFYVRTAEGKPFDRPDRIARLASAIERSLEGKLRPLSELRQRQGSIPSRLKVFKVPPRVLVDNKASNRHTIIEVNGRDRPGILFQVTLALSKLGLIIHSAMISTYGESVVDVFYVRDALGGKITDDSKVKRIREKLMEALSDPECKPDDLKKARAKKSPAKARSNRSANSRKKPSAAE
- the mutS gene encoding DNA mismatch repair protein MutS → MPDAVTDKSDKTGAGKSGQAAVTPMMAQFLAIKEAHPDCLLFYRMGDFYELFFEDAVAAAEALDITLTKRGQHQGEEIPMCGVPVHAHEAYLSRLIRKGFRVAVCEQMEDPAEAKKRGSKAVVKREVIRIVTPGTITEEELLESRRNNYLAALADAGGALGLAWLEISTGDFSVEAVEKAELAAALARVAPKELLLPERLLPLVEELGLDQEERAALAPLPSARFDSENGRKRLETFLGTGALDAFGAFTRPEIAACGALLDYVELTQKGKLPRLLPPRRVDHGSVLSIDAATRRNLELMETLSGERRGSLLATVDRTVTGGGARLLAKRLSAPLAEKAGIDPRLDAVDYLLTAEDLRSAVRKALRAAPDLERALSRLTLQRGGPRDLAVVRDALTQAAQIQGLLAEAGAKEALPPMLSGCQSRLGGQDALIDELERALDAELPPQARDGNFIAPDYAPDLDELRGLRDESRRLIAGLQSGYQRESGVSSLKVRHNNVLGYFIEVTAANAEKMPRGEDSPFIHRQTMANAVRYSTVELGELEQKIASAADKALALEMEIFARLAQEVLAVAADLGEVAAALAELDLQAALAELAAARSWSRPHLTEGLEFEIEGGRHPVVEEALEAQQEGPFVANDCDLSPDRRLWLVTGPNMAGKSTFLRQNALIAILAQMGSFVPAARCTLGLVDRLFSRVGAADDLARGRSTFMVEMVETAAILNQASARSFVILDEIGRGTATFDGLSIAWAAIEQLHEGNGCRTLFATHYHELTGLTARLPALTCHHMRVKEWEGEVIFLHEVAEGAADRSYGIHVAKLAGLPPQVIARAEEVLAQLEQGEQAGTLARLADDLPLFSATPARAPAAPEASALEVRLAAANPDELSPREALELLYELRGLLKDKG